Proteins encoded together in one Miscanthus floridulus cultivar M001 chromosome 16, ASM1932011v1, whole genome shotgun sequence window:
- the LOC136511932 gene encoding hexokinase-7, whose protein sequence is MVAEAAAAAERVVAELREACAASAARLNEVAAAMEAEMRAGLREEGGSKVKMIISYVDNLPTGNEEGVFYALDLGGTNFRVLRVHLAGKEKRVAKRESKEVSIPPHLMSGNASELFGFIASALAKYITSEEGHSSVFDDKQRELGFTFSFPVRQTSIASGTLIKWTKAFSIDDAVGEDVVAELQTAMEKQGVDMRVAALINDTVGTLAAGRYNDEDVVIGVILGTGSNAAYVEEASTIPKLEGELPKSGNMVINTEWGNFDSSCLPITEYDQALDEESLNPGEQIFEKLISGMYLGEIVRRVLLKIASQSSIFGNVSHTKLKTRFILRTPDISAMHHDDTPDLRIVAEKLADNLKIVDTSLVTRKMVVEICDIVTSRSARLAAAGIVGILRKIGRAVPGDKRQSVVAIDGGLFEHYAEFRKCLESTLVELLGEEASKSVAVKLTKDGSGLGAALIAAAQSQ, encoded by the exons AtggtggcggaggcggcggcggcggcggagcgggtggtggcggagctccgcgAGGCGTgcgcggcgtcggcggcgcgGCTCAacgaggtggcggcggcgatggaggcGGAGATGCGCGCCGGCCTGCGCGAGGAGGGCGGCAGCAAGGTCAAGATGATCATCTCCTACGTCGACAACCTCCCCACCGG GAACGAAGAGGGTGTCTTCTACGCCTTGGATCTCGGCGGAACAAACTTCCGCGTCCTGCGCGTGCACCTCGCGGGGAAAGAGAAGCGTGTCGCCAAGCGAGAGTCCAAGGAGGTATCCATCCCTCCTCACCTCATGTCAGGCAACGCTTCG GAGCTGTTTGGTTTTATTGCTTCAGCATTAGCCAAGTACATCACGAGTGAAGAAGGGCACAGCAGTGTGTTTGATGATAAGCAGAGAGAACTCGGGTTCACATTCTCTTTCCCTGTGCGACAAACGTCGATTGCGTCAGGCACGCTCATCAAGTGGACCAAGGCATTTTCGATCGACGACGCT GTAGGTGAGGATGTTGTTGCTGAGCTGCAGACGGCCATGGAGAAGCAAGGCGTCGACATGCGTGTGGCTGCACTG ATCAACGATACCGTCGGGACACTGGCTGCGGGTCGGTACAATGATGAGGATGTCGTCATTGGTGTGATATTAGGTACTGGCTCAAATGCCGCGTACGTTGAAGAAGCAAGCACCATACCGAAGTTGGAGGGAGAATTACCCAAATCAGGAAACATG GTGATAAACACAGAATGGGGTAACTTCGACTCGTCCTGCCTCCCAATCACAGAATATGATCAAGCCTTGGATGAGGAAAGCTTAAACCCAGGGGAACAG ATCTTCGAGAAGTTGATTTCAGGGATGTATCTTGGCGAAATTGTAAGGAGGGTACTGCTTAAAATCGCATCACAATCTTCAATCTTTGGCAATGTCAGCCACACTAAGCTCAAAACTCGCTTCATTCTGAG GACTCCTGATATCTCTGCGATGCACCATGACGATACGCCTGACCTGAGAATCGTGGCTGAGAAACTGGCCGACAACCTCAAGATCGTGGACACGTCCTTGGTTACAAGGAAGATGGTCGTCGAGATCTGTGACATCGTCACCAGCAGGTCTGCCCGGCTGGCCGCGGCGGGGATCGTTGGGATCCTCAGGAAGATAGGGAGAGCAGTGCCCGGCGACAAGCGCCAGTCCGTAGTCGCCATCGACGGTGGCCTGTTTGAGCACTACGCCGAGTTCAGGAAGTGCCTGGAGAGCACGCTGGTGGAGCTGCTCGGGGAGGAGGCGTCGAAGTCGGTGGCGGTGAAGCTCACCAAGGACGGGTCTGGCCTCGGAGCCGCCCTGATCGCAGCTGCTCAGTCCCAGTAG